The genomic region TGGTTCTTGCAGATTTCGGACTGGGCGAGCTGGAGCTTGGCGAACATCATCTGCACGCTGCCGGTGGGGCCGAGGTCGATGGTGTCCAGAATTTCGGAGAGAAAGCTTTTTCCGGTAACCTGTGACATGGAGTGTCCTTGCTGATGGAGAGGTATGAGCAGGGAAAAGCCGGGACGGGAACCTGTTCCGGCTCCGCGCCGGAAACCGGAACAGGAAAAAGGGGTTATTGACCGCGGGCGAGGTTGGTGAGGGTCTGGTTGGCGTTGGCGATCTGGGTGTTCGCGCCCTGGAGGTAGGAGTTGTACTGACCGATGAAGTCCTGCAGGTACACCATGAGAGTCTGCGTCTTGTTGCCGATGGTTTCCTGATGGTTGGTCAGAGATTTGATATTAACATCCCATTCTTCCTTATAGTGGTAATGGTCGCCGCCTGCGGAATCTTCAGTCAGCCCGTATTTTTCAAAGTATGCTACCATTTCTGCAGGCATTTCCGTAGTTTTTTTGCCGGAGGAGGCATCTTGTGAACTGGCTTCATTCTGAAGCTTTCTGGCCATTTCAATCATCCTGGCGCATTCTTCCTGCTCTGCCTGAATCTGTTCGATCTGGTCCATATAGGCTTCCGCCTGATTCTTGCAGATTTCGGACTGGGCAAGCTGGAGCTTGGCGAACATCATCTGCACGCTGCCGGTGGGGCCGAGGTCGATGGTGTCCATGATTTCGGAAAGAGAGCTGCTGTTGGTGACCTGAGTCATGGTAATACTTCCTTGAAATTAAAAAGAGTTGCTAGCTTGGAAGGAGTTCAGTCAGATGCGCATGGCGCCGCGGCGGGAACGACCGCCCGTGGTGGAGGGGCCGGCGGCGAGTTTGGCCTGAGCGGCGCGGGCTTCGCCTTCGCGCTTCGCTCTTTCCGTGGCTTCGGCCATGGCCTTTTCCAGTTCCGGGGTGATTTCCGCCTCGTTCAGGGTCACTTTTTCTTCTTCGGCCAGGCCGAGAGCCTTCTTCTGTTCCGCAAACACGCTGTTGAGGCGGGAAAGTTCATCGGCGAGGCGGGTGATTTCCTGTTTCTGATTTTTGAGATCCTGTTCGGTAAAAGCCATGATGTATCTCCTTCAAGAATGGATGGGGCAGACATATTGCCGTGTTGCGGCTTTCGTCTTTTATTATGCAAGAAGCGTGCCAACGTAAAAAGCCCCTTTTTCAAGGGCCGGAAGAAAAAGTATGACCTGTTCCCCCGGCGGAAAAGCCAATTTTTTTGGCATGAAGGGGAAGAGTGTTGCCATACCGTTTGCTTTTGGTCATACTACCAGAGTCGCCGGGGGCTTGCAATGGCCGAAGCTTGGGACAGCATGGATTTGATGGCTTTGGCATGTTTTTTGCATAAGGGCATAGAGAAAGGAGTGCATATCATGCCTATTGATTCCATATCCAGCCCTTTATATGCGGGAGGGGTCGCGCACCAGACGGAAAGTCGCTCCGTCAGCGGCAGTTTCATGGGAAATGCCGTGGTGCAGGTTCCTTCGCCGGAATCGCTGCTGGCCGACGCGGCGGAGGAGCTTTCCTTTTCCGCCGACACCACGGATGAATTTGAACTGGAAGAGCGCAGGGAGCGCGACAGAATAAGAGAATCCGAGGAAGACCGCGTGAAGCTCTACCAGGAGCTCATGCACGAAGCGGGCAAGAGCGAAGAGCTCAATCAGATGCGCGACAGCCTGCGCAACAGGGCCGATTCCCGCCGTGCGCTGGACAAGGTGCGGGAATACTTCCCCGACCCTTCCGATGCGTGGGCCGCCCTGAAGAAGATGCAGGAAGAGCTGCGCGGGGAGGAGGGGGCGGACAGGGCCCTTGTCGCCGAGGTGGACGCAGCGCTCGCCGAACTTGAGGAGCGCGAGGGAGCGGCCATCCGTGCGGGCGTGCAGGGCGCGCTTGCCGCCGCAGGTTTTTCGGATCTCGGCGGCAGCGACGACATGCGCGATTTCTACCGCCGCACGGTATGCGAGTTTTCCACGGTGAACGAGGTGTTCGGCCATGTCATGGAGACCTACGGCGGGGATTTCGAACGCGCCATGGATTTTCTTTTCTCCGCGCTGAGCGCCGACATTGCGGCCGATACGCCCAGCATGGGCGTGCGGCATCTGGAAAGCGTACACGAGAATCTCGGCAAGGTGCGCCTTACCCAGAGTGCATACCGCCTCTGCCAGAACATGATGGACCGATGGGAAAGAGTGCACGGAGTGAAGACGCGCGAAGGCGGCCTTACCGCGCTGGAGCTTCTGGGCGACATCGTGGATCTGCGCACGAAGCGTTTCCTCGGTTCCATGCAGATAGAGAGCATTCTTGCCAAGGCGGGGGCCCCCGATATAGAACGGGAGGTGCTTTTTCTGCAGGAGCTTCTGACGACGACGCGGAATTTTCCCACGGCGCTTTTCGATGACGAGCAGGGCCGCATGAAGGTGCTGGACGCCGTGCAGGAAGCCGTGGACAAGGCCGTGGAACGGGAAGACGAATATCTGGCCCAACAGGAAGGTTGACGGATGCTGGATCATGAAATGGAGGCCTTCGGGCGCAGGCTTGGGCTGGAATCGCTGTCGTTCTCCTCGGAAGGGGTGGCCCGTCTGGATATCGCCAATATCGGCAGTTTTTATCTTGAAAAGGCGGAACATGACGGCAGGCGCGAGATTCTGGCCTATCTTTCCGCCCCTCTGCCCGAACACGACACGGGCGCGATCCGCCGCCTGCTTTCGCTCTGCAACTACCGGCACGCCTTGCCCATGCCTCTTTATGCCGGAGTGTTTTCCGGCCGGGGTATGCTTCTCACCCGCATGGATGAAGACGGCGTGACGGCGGCCTCGCTGGAAAACGCGCTGCGTTTTCTGGCGGACCTCATGCACGGCGCATAGGAGCGCTCCGCCCCGGCAGGAGCGGGCGGAACGACCGCCGGAACAAAGATTCAAGGAGCATGAACGATGCCCTCTTCCATTAATCTTCTCGATTCCTCTGTGGGAATTCAGCATGTCATGGACATGCCGGAACCTGCGAATCTGCCCCGGGCCAGGGAACTGGCCTCCAACGCGCTGAACGAACCCGGCCTTGAGGAACTTTATGCTCCGGGCAATGCTTGGCAGCTTGTGGAACATGCCCTCTGCCCCGACGTGGGGGACGGTTCCATGCTGAACCCGGAAACCTTTTCCCGTACGCTGGAAGAATGCCTGCACGAGCTGAAAGACAGCTCCGACCCCGCCGTTCAGGACATGCTTTCTCAGGAACTTGTGCCCCTCATGCAGAACGGGCAGCTTCTTCAGGCCTATCTCGGCCTGATGATAGGAGGCTGAGATGGGGAGGCTGAAGGATGACCAGCGGCGTACCCTGCATGTGCTTGCCTACATGATGCTGCGCATGGGGCAGCAGGAGCGTGCGGGCAGAATCTATGCCGCGCTGGCGGCGCTCGCGCCCGGGCACGAGCCGGACAGACTGGCCCTTGAAGGCCTTGCCGCGCTGGCCATAGCCGAAGGCAGGGGGGCAAAGGCGCTGGAATACCTGCGTGGAGCCATGGGCGGGCGCGTGCTTTCCTCCCGCCAGGCCGTGCTGCACCTTATGAAGGCGCAGGCGCTCTGGCTGGAAGGCCGCAGGGAGGAAGCCCGCGCATCTCTTGACGAGTATCTGTTCCTTGCCGGAGGAGGGAGGAAGGCATGAGCTTGATGGAAAAGGCGTCGCGCGGCGTCGGCCTCATGACGCGCCACAACGACATCACCATGGTCATGCTGCTCGTGGTGGTGGTGGCGCTTATGATCGTGCCCCTGCCCACGCCCCTTGTGGATACGCTCATCGGCGTAAACATGACGTTGTCGTTTCTCATGCTCATGATGTCCATGTATGTGAAGACGGCGCTGGATTTTTCCTCCTTCCCCACCATGCTGCTTTTTACCACGCTGTTTCGCGTGGGGCTGAACATCACCACCACGCGCCTTATTCTGCTTCAGGCGGATGCGGGCGAGATCATCTTCACCTTCGGCGAGTTCGCCCTCGGCGGCAACTTCGTGGTGGGCGCGGTGGTGTTCATCATTCTCACCATCGTGCAGTTTCTCGTCATCGCCAAGGGCGCGGAGCGCGTGGCCGAAGTTGGCGCACGCTTCACGCTGGACGCCATGCCCGGCAAGCAGATGTCCATCGATGCGGATATGCGTGCAGGCGTCATCGACATGGCGGAAGCTCAGGACAGGCGCAACCGCGTGCAGCTGGAAAGCCAGATGTACGGGGCCATGGACGGCGCCATGAAGTTCGTGAAGGGCGACAGCATCGCGGGCATGATCATCGCCGTCATCAACATCGTGGGCGGCACCGTCATCGGCATCACCCAGCACGGCATGACCGCGGGCGAAGCCATGCATACCTACGGCATCCTCACCATCGGCGACGGGCTGGTCTCACAGATTCCGTCGCTTCTGGTGTCCATTTCCGCAGGCATTCTCATCACCCGTTCCGGCGACAGCGGCGACAACGTGGGCGCTCAGGTGGGGCAGCAGTTCTTCGCCCAGCCCAAGGCCCTGCAGATGGCGGGTGCGCTCATCTTTCTTTTCGCGCTCATTCCCGGTTTCCCCAAGCCGCAGCTTTTCACGCTGGCTCTTGCCGTGGGCGGCTTCGGCTATGTGCTTGCGCGCATCGCCTCCGCGCCGGAAAAGAAGGACGGCAAGACGGAACTCGCCCGTTCCCTTGCTCCGGCGGCGGAAAAGAAGCCCCGGCGTTCCTCCGGCCCGCAGGACGACTTTTCCCCCACCGTTCCCATCATTCTGGACATTGCGCCCGACATCGGCGAATCCATGGACTATGACTCGCTGAACGACGAGCTTTCCCGTCTGCGGCGCGCGCTGTACTTCGATCTCGGCGTGCCGTTCCCCGGCATCAACATCCGTCCCAATCCCTCCCTTCCCTCTCTGGGCTATATGCTCAACCTCAATGAAATACCCATGGCGCACGGCAGGCTGGTGAAGGGCATGGTCATCGTGCGGGAAAAGAAGGTCAATCTGGATCTGCTCGGCGTCTCCTGCTACGAAGGGGAACCCTTCCTGCCGGATGTGGAACCGCTGTGGGTGGCCGATGAGGACAGGGAGCGTCTTGAGCAGGCGGGCATCACCTGTATGCCCCATGCCCGCATTCTGGCCTATCATCTTTCGCTTCTGCTTTCCCGCCATGCGTCGAGCTTCCTCGGTATGCAGGAGAGCAAGTATCTGCTCGACCGCATGGAAGAGCGCGCGCCCGATCTCGTCCGGGAGGTGACGCGTCTGCTTCCCGTGCAGCGTATTGCGGAAATCTTCCAGCGCCTGGTGCAGGAACAGGTTTCCATACGCGACCTGCGGAGTATCCTTGAAGCGCTCATTGAATGGAGTCCCAAGGAAAAGGATGTGGTCATGCTCACGGAGTATGTGCGCAGCGCGCTGAAGCGGCAGATAAGCTACATGTATTCGCGCGGGCAGAACATGCTTCCGGCCATACTCATGGACCCTTCGCTTGAGGAAACCATACGCAAGGCCGTGCGGCAGACTTCGGCAGGGGCCTTCCTTTCGCTGGACCCCGATACCTCGCAGCGCATCATCAGGGCCGTGGGCGAGGCGGTGGGCAAGAACAGGGGCAGCACGCAGAAGCCCGTGCTCATGGCCTCCATGGACATACGGCGCTATGTGCGCCGGCTCATCGAAAGCAAGTATTACGAACTGCCCGTCATGGCCTATCAGGAAGTGACGCCGGAAATCTCGGTGCAGCCCGTGAGCCGCATCAGGATATAGGAGAAGGCATGAACAGCATCGCCATGGACTACGCAAGCCAGGCCTTGTATCTGGTGCTTGTCATCTCTCTGCCGCCCATCGTCATCGCCTCGGTCATAGGCATAGTGCTCAGCCTCGTGCAGGCGGTGACGCAGCTTCAGGAACAGACGCTGACCTTCGGCGTGAAGCTCATCGCCGTGGTGCTTTCCCTGTTTCTTCTGGGCGGCTGGATGTCCGGCGAGCTTCTGCGCTATGCCGACGAGATATTTACGAGGTTCTACCTTCTTTAGCGGTATGGCGGGCGCAGAACCGCGCCCGGAAAGCGCGCACGGACAAACATTTCGGGAGGACGTTGAGGATTGGATACCGGCCTGTTCTGGGGATTTTCACCGCAGCAGCATCTTCTGGCCTTCCTTCTGGGAACGCCGCGTCTGTTCATGCTCATGCAGACGGCGCCTTTCATGGGGGCCACGCTGGTGACGGGGCAGCTTCGCTTCACCATAGTGCTGGCCTGCTATATGGTGCTGCACCCCATGCTGCTGGGGCAGCTTCCCGTTGTGGAGGGGCTTTCCCTGGCTTCCGGTCTGCATCTGGGCGCGCTCATCGTCAAGGAAGTGTTCCTCGGCATGTTCATGGGGTTTCTTGCGGGCATGATGTTCTGGACCATACAGTGTGCGGGCTTTTTCATCGACAACCAGCGTGGCGCGGGCCAGGCTACGGAAACCGATCCTCTGGCAGGGGAACAGACTTCGCCCACGGGGTCCTTCTTTTTTCAGAGCGCGGTGTATGTCTTTTTCTCCACGGGGGCCTTTCTCACCTTTCTCGGCATCGTCTATGCAAGCTATGAGTGCTGGCCGGTGTTTTCCGTCCTGCCGTCCTCTCTGTGGGAAAATCCCTCGCTTCCCCTGTTCTTTGCCCGGAAGGTAAGCGATCTTGCGCTCGACATGGTGCTTCTTTCCGGGCCCGTGGTGGTGGCCTGCCTGCTGACCGATATTTCCCTCGGCCTCATCAACCGCTTCGCCTCCCAGCTCAACGTGTACGTTCTGGCCATGCCCATCAAGAGCGGCCTTGCCTCGCTCCTGCTCATCTTCTACTTCAGTATGCTCATGACCGGGGCGGTGAGCATGTTCGATTCCTTCGGTTCCGACTTGCAGTATCTGCGGGTGCTTCTGCCATGAGCGACGAAAAAACAGAACAGCCTACACCGAAACGCCTGCGGGAAGCCCGGGAAAAGGGCGATGTGTGCAAGAGCCAGGACATATCTCCTGCGCTTACCACGCTTGCCGTAGGCGTGTACCTGGCGGCCAATGCCCGCAATATCTTCGATACGCTTCAGGGCATGGTGCTCGCCCCCATGCATTTCATGTCCTTGCCTTTTGAAGAGGCCATGGCCAGGGTCGCCCCGCTCATCATCGACGCTTCCGTTCAACTGGTGGCCCCGGTGGTGGGCATTGTCATGGCGGTGGCTCTTGTGGGCACTCTTGCGCAGACGGGCGTGCTTTTCGCCTTCAAGGCGGCCATGCCCAAGCTGGAGAATCTGGACCCGAAAAAGTGGTTTCAGAAGGTTTTCTCCATGAAAAACCTCTTTGAACTGGTCAAGAATCTCATTAAAGTGGCGGTGCTCGGCAGCGTGGTGTACGTCGTGCTCAGCGACTACCTGCCTCTGCTTTTCCGTATGCCGGAAAGCGGACTGGGAGCCATGTGGACGGTCACGGGGTCGGCGGTGAACGATCTGGTGCTCATGGCCGCCGGGTCCTTCTGCGTCATTGCGGCGCTGGACTATCTGTATCAGCGCTACAAGTACAATCAGAACCACATGATGAGCAAGGATGAAGTGAAGAGAGAATACAAGGAAAGCGAGGGCGACCCGCATATCAAAAGCAAGCGCAAGCAGCTGCATAAGGAAATGCTCGCCCAGAATTCCCTTGACAACGTAAGAAAAGCGAAGGTGCTTGTGACCAACCCCACCCATTACGCCGTGGCTCTGGATTATGAAAAGGACAGAACGCCTCTTCCCGTCGTGCTGGCCAAGGGGGAAGGGTATCTCGCGCAACGCATGATGGA from Mailhella massiliensis harbors:
- the sctW gene encoding type III secretion system gatekeeper subunit SctW produces the protein MPIDSISSPLYAGGVAHQTESRSVSGSFMGNAVVQVPSPESLLADAAEELSFSADTTDEFELEERRERDRIRESEEDRVKLYQELMHEAGKSEELNQMRDSLRNRADSRRALDKVREYFPDPSDAWAALKKMQEELRGEEGADRALVAEVDAALAELEEREGAAIRAGVQGALAAAGFSDLGGSDDMRDFYRRTVCEFSTVNEVFGHVMETYGGDFERAMDFLFSALSADIAADTPSMGVRHLESVHENLGKVRLTQSAYRLCQNMMDRWERVHGVKTREGGLTALELLGDIVDLRTKRFLGSMQIESILAKAGAPDIEREVLFLQELLTTTRNFPTALFDDEQGRMKVLDAVQEAVDKAVEREDEYLAQQEG
- a CDS encoding CesT family type III secretion system chaperone; translated protein: MLDHEMEAFGRRLGLESLSFSSEGVARLDIANIGSFYLEKAEHDGRREILAYLSAPLPEHDTGAIRRLLSLCNYRHALPMPLYAGVFSGRGMLLTRMDEDGVTAASLENALRFLADLMHGA
- a CDS encoding type III secretion protein; amino-acid sequence: MPSSINLLDSSVGIQHVMDMPEPANLPRARELASNALNEPGLEELYAPGNAWQLVEHALCPDVGDGSMLNPETFSRTLEECLHELKDSSDPAVQDMLSQELVPLMQNGQLLQAYLGLMIGG
- the sctV gene encoding type III secretion system export apparatus subunit SctV, encoding MSLMEKASRGVGLMTRHNDITMVMLLVVVVALMIVPLPTPLVDTLIGVNMTLSFLMLMMSMYVKTALDFSSFPTMLLFTTLFRVGLNITTTRLILLQADAGEIIFTFGEFALGGNFVVGAVVFIILTIVQFLVIAKGAERVAEVGARFTLDAMPGKQMSIDADMRAGVIDMAEAQDRRNRVQLESQMYGAMDGAMKFVKGDSIAGMIIAVINIVGGTVIGITQHGMTAGEAMHTYGILTIGDGLVSQIPSLLVSISAGILITRSGDSGDNVGAQVGQQFFAQPKALQMAGALIFLFALIPGFPKPQLFTLALAVGGFGYVLARIASAPEKKDGKTELARSLAPAAEKKPRRSSGPQDDFSPTVPIILDIAPDIGESMDYDSLNDELSRLRRALYFDLGVPFPGINIRPNPSLPSLGYMLNLNEIPMAHGRLVKGMVIVREKKVNLDLLGVSCYEGEPFLPDVEPLWVADEDRERLEQAGITCMPHARILAYHLSLLLSRHASSFLGMQESKYLLDRMEERAPDLVREVTRLLPVQRIAEIFQRLVQEQVSIRDLRSILEALIEWSPKEKDVVMLTEYVRSALKRQISYMYSRGQNMLPAILMDPSLEETIRKAVRQTSAGAFLSLDPDTSQRIIRAVGEAVGKNRGSTQKPVLMASMDIRRYVRRLIESKYYELPVMAYQEVTPEISVQPVSRIRI
- the sctS gene encoding type III secretion system export apparatus subunit SctS; protein product: MNSIAMDYASQALYLVLVISLPPIVIASVIGIVLSLVQAVTQLQEQTLTFGVKLIAVVLSLFLLGGWMSGELLRYADEIFTRFYLL
- the sctT gene encoding type III secretion system export apparatus subunit SctT encodes the protein MDTGLFWGFSPQQHLLAFLLGTPRLFMLMQTAPFMGATLVTGQLRFTIVLACYMVLHPMLLGQLPVVEGLSLASGLHLGALIVKEVFLGMFMGFLAGMMFWTIQCAGFFIDNQRGAGQATETDPLAGEQTSPTGSFFFQSAVYVFFSTGAFLTFLGIVYASYECWPVFSVLPSSLWENPSLPLFFARKVSDLALDMVLLSGPVVVACLLTDISLGLINRFASQLNVYVLAMPIKSGLASLLLIFYFSMLMTGAVSMFDSFGSDLQYLRVLLP
- the sctU gene encoding type III secretion system export apparatus subunit SctU — encoded protein: MSDEKTEQPTPKRLREAREKGDVCKSQDISPALTTLAVGVYLAANARNIFDTLQGMVLAPMHFMSLPFEEAMARVAPLIIDASVQLVAPVVGIVMAVALVGTLAQTGVLFAFKAAMPKLENLDPKKWFQKVFSMKNLFELVKNLIKVAVLGSVVYVVLSDYLPLLFRMPESGLGAMWTVTGSAVNDLVLMAAGSFCVIAALDYLYQRYKYNQNHMMSKDEVKREYKESEGDPHIKSKRKQLHKEMLAQNSLDNVRKAKVLVTNPTHYAVALDYEKDRTPLPVVLAKGEGYLAQRMMEVAKQEGIPIMRNVPLARALYRDGTENAYIPQDLIGPVAEVLRWVQSLERA